Proteins from a single region of Hordeum vulgare subsp. vulgare chromosome 6H, MorexV3_pseudomolecules_assembly, whole genome shotgun sequence:
- the LOC123404242 gene encoding nitrate reductase [NADH], with protein MAASVEPRQPFGRLDAPATAPTARAPGSNGIRRRADSPVRGCGFPSLISPPRKGRVAEEDEEDDDEDDEGHEDWREAYGSHLQLEVEPSTRDPRDEGTADAWIERNPSLIRLTGKHPLNCEPPLARLMHHGFITPAPLHYVRNHGAVPRGDWATWTVEVTGLVRRPARLTMDELANGFPAAEVPATLVCAGNRRKEQNMVQQTVGFNWGAAGVSTSVWRGARLRDVLLRCGVMSKKGQALNVCFEGAEDLPGGGGSKYGTSVSREWAMDPSRDIILAYAQNGEPLLPDHGYPVRVLIPGCIGGRMVKWVRRIVVTTAESDNYYHFKDNRVLPSHVDAELANAEAWWYRPEYIINELNTNSVITTPGHDEILPINAFTTQRAYTIKGYAYSGGGKKITRVEVTLDGGESWMLCTLDIPEKPNKYGRYWCWCFWSVEIEVLDLLGAKEVAVRAWDQTHNTQPEKLIWNLMGMMNNCWFKIKVNVCRPHKGEIGLVFEHPTQPGNQTGGWMARQKHLETAEAAAPGLKRSTSTPFMNTAGDKQFTMSEVRKHGSKESAWIVVHGHVYDCTAFLKDHPGGADSILINAGSDCTEEFDAIHSDKAKALLDTYRIGELITTGTGYNSDNSVHGGSSLSHLAPIREATKVAGAPIALSSPREKVPCRLVDKKELSHDVRLFRFALPSSDQVLGLPVGKHIFVCATIDGKLCMRAYTPTSMVDEIGQFELLVKVYFRDEHPKFPNGGLMTQYLESLQVGSSSIDVKGPLGHVEYTGRGNFVINGKQRRARRLAMICGGSGITPMYQVIQAVLRDQPEDETEMHLVYANRSEDDILLRDELDRWATEYPDRLKVWYVIDQVKRPEDGWKFSVGFVTEDILRAHVPEGGDDTLALACGPPPMIKFAISPNLEKMKYDMANSFISF; from the exons ATGGCCGCTTCGGTCGAGCCACGGCAGCCGTTCGGCCGCCTCGACGCGCCGGCCACCGCTCCAACTGCTCGTGCCCCCGGCTCGAACGGCATCCGTCGCCGCGCCGACTCCCCGGTGCGCGGCTGCGGGTTCCCCTCGCTCATTTCGCCGCCACGGAAGGGCCGCGTGGcggaggaggacgaggaagacgacgatgaggatgacgagGGGCATGAGGACTGGAGGGAGGCGTACGGGTCGCACCTGCAGCTGGAGGTGGAGCCGTCGACGCGCGACCCGCGCGACGAGGGCACGGCCGACGCCTGGATCGAGCGCAACCCGTCTCTGATCCGGCTCACCGGCAAGCACCCGCTCAACTGCGAGCCTCCGCTGGCCCGGCTGATGCACCACGGCTTCATCACCCCGGCGCCGCTCCACTACGTCCGCAACCACGGCGCCGTGCCCCGCGGCGACTGGGCCACCTGGACGGTGGAGGTGACTGGCCTCGTCCGCCGCCCCGCGCGTCTCACCATGGACGAGCTTGCCAACGGTTTCCCCGCGGCCGAGGTGCCGGCCACGCTCGTCTGCGCCGGCAACCGGCGCAAGGAGCAGAACATGGTGCAGCAGACGGTGGGTTTCAACTGGGGCGCGGCGGGGGTTTCCACGTCCGTGTGGCGCGGCGCGCGGCTCCGCGACGTGCTGCTCCGGTGCGGCGTCATGTCGAAAAAGGGGCAGGCCCTGAACGTGTGCTTCGAGGGCGCCGAGGACctccccggcggcggcggctccaagTACGGCACGAGCGTGAGCCGGGAGTGGGCGATGGACCCGTCACGCGACATCATCCTCGCCTACGCGCAGAACGGGGAGCCGCTGCTGCCGGACCACGGCTACCCGGTGCGCGTCCTCATCCCGGGATGCATCGGCGGCCGCATGGTCAAGTGGGTGCGGCGGATCGTGGTCACCACCGCCGAGTCCGACAACTACTACCACTTCAAGGACAACCGGGTGCTGCCGTCCCACGTCGACGCCGAGCTCGCCAACGCCGAGGCATGGTGGTACCGCCCAGAGTACATCATCAACGAGCTCAACACCAACTCCGTCATCACCACCCCGGGGCACGACGAGATACTACCCATCAACGCCTTCACCACACAGCGCGCATACACCATCAAGGGATACGCATACTCAG GCGGTGGCAAGAAGATCACACGAGTGGAGGTGACGCTGGACGGCGGCGAGAGCTGGATGCTGTGCACGCTCGACATCCCGGAGAAGCCCAACAAGTACGGCCGGTACTGGTGCTGGTGCTTCTGGTCGGTAGAGATCGAGGTGCTGGACCTGCTGGGCGCCAAGGAGGTGGCGGTGCGCGCGTGGGATCAGACCCACAACACCCAGCCGGAGAAGCTCATCTGGAACCTCATGGGCATGATGAACAACTGCTGGTTCAAGATCAAGGTCAACGTGTGCCGCCCCCACAAGGGCGAGATCGGGCTGGTGTTCGAGCACCCCACGCAGCCCGGGAACCAGACCGGCGGATGGATGGCGCGCCAGAAGCACCTCGAGACGGCCGAGGCGGCGGCGCCGGGGCTCAAGCGGAGCACGTCCACGCCGTTCATGAACACCGCCGGGGACAAGCAGTTCACCATGTCCGAGGTGCGCAAGCACGGGTCCAAGGAGTCGGCGTGGATCGTGGTGCACGGCCACGTCTACGACTGCACCgccttcctcaaggaccaccccgGCGGCGCCGACAGCATCCTTATTAACGCAGGATCCGACTGCACCGAGGAGTTCGACGCCATCCACTCCGACAAGGCCAAGGCGCTGCTCGACACCTACCGCATCGGCGAGCTGATCACCACGGGGACGGGGTACAACTCCGACAACTCGGTGCATGGAGGGTCCAGCCTATCCCACCTCGCACCGATCCGCGAGGCCACCAAGGTCGCCGGCGCGCCCATCGCGCTCTCCAGCCCGCGCGAGAAGGTCCCATGTCGCCTCGTCGACAAGAAGGAGCTCTCCCACGACGTCCGCCTCTTCCGCTTCGCGCTGCCGTCCTCCGACCAGGTGCTCGGCCTCCCCGTCGGCAAGCACATCTTCGTTTGCGCCACCATCGACGGCAAGCTCTGCATGCGCGCCTACACGCCGACGAGCATGGTGGACGAGATCGGGCAGTTCGAGCTGCTCGTCAAGGTCTACTTCAGGGACGAGCACCCAAAGTTCCCCAACGGCGGGCTCATGACGCAGTACCTGGAGTCGCTCCAGGTCGGCTCCTCCTCCATCGACGTCAAGGGCCCGCTTGGCCACGTGGAGTACACCGGCCGCGGCAACTTCGTCATCAACGGCAAGCAGCGCCGGGCGCGGCGGCTGGCCATGATCTGCGGCGGCAGTGGGATCACGCCCATGTACCAGGTGATCCAGGCCGTGCTGCGGGACCAGCCGGAGGACGAGACGGAGATGCACCTGGTGTACGCCAACCGGAGCGAGGACGACATCCTGCTGCGCGACGAGCTGGACCGGTGGGCGACGGAGTACCCCGACAGGCTCAAGGTGTGGTACGTGATCGACCAGGTGAAGCGGCCGGAGGACGGGTGGAAGTTCAGCGTCGGGTTTGTGACGGAGGACATCCTCCGGGCGCACGTCCCCGAGGGCGGCGACGACACGCTCGCACTCGCCTGCGGGCCGCCGCCCATGATCAAGTTCGCCATCTCCCCCAACCTGGAGAAGATGAAGTACGACATGGCCAATTCCTTCATCTCCTTCTGA